In the genome of Microbacterium paraoxydans, the window GAAGTCCGACGCGAACGCGCAGCCGACCGAGGCGAGCGTGAACAGCGCGATGGCGACGAGGAACAACGACCGCCGGCCCAGCACGTCGCCGAATTTGCCGTAGATGGGCATGACGATGGTGGTGGCGAGCAGGTAGGCCGTGGTGATCCAGACCTGATGGTCGACGCCGCCGAGCTGGCCGACGATGGTCGGCATCGCGGTCGACACGATGGTCTGGTCGAGGCTCGCGAGCAGCATGCCCGCGATCAGGGCGCTGAAGATGATCCAGATGCGGCGCTTCGTGAGGAGGAAGGGCGCATCCGCGGTGGCGGTGGCGGACATCAGTGGTCTTTCTGTGCAGGGGTGTAGAGGTCGCGCGCGAGGCGCAGCCGGCGGGTGATGAGGTCGGCGAACGGCTCGGTGGAGTGATGGTGCAGCAGCTGCTCCATGCACAACCGCACGAGCGCGCCGACGGAGTGGACGAGTACCTCGGCGCGCAGCTCCGCGTCCGGCTCCGTGTCGAGGCGGCGGGCGACGAGGGCGATGTCGCGGCGCTCGTGCTTCTCCTGCTGCTCGAAGGCGGCCCGCAGCAGCCGCGGCTCCTGCTCGATGACGGCGAATAGCTCCGCGGCGTGCTCGATCGGATCGAAGAGGGCGAAGCGCTCGACGGTGAGCTGCACGAAGTCGTCCAGGAGATCGCCCTCGCGGTCGAGGAAGGCCGCTTCGAGCTCCTCCTGGCGGGAGTCGATGACGGCGAAGCCGAAGACGGCGTTCTCCTTGCTCTCGAAGTAGTTGAAGAACGTGCGCCGGGAGACCCCGGCGTCGGCGCACAGCTCCTCGACGGTGAAGCCGGCGAAGCCTCGCTCGGTGGTCAAGCGGCGCGCGGCCTCGGTGAGCGCGCGCGTGGTCCGACGCTTGCGCTGCTCCCGCGTGGATTCTGCACTGTTCTCCATAAAGTGCAACTTTGCACTCTGAACCTTGGAGTGCACTGAGAGTCGCCGCAGAGAGGCGAGACGAAATTCATTCGGAGAAGTTTGTGACATTCTGTGCTCCCCGACCGTCTTAGTGGTGTCGTGAGAACACGGCCCGCGCGGGAACCGCGTGGTCACACGGATGAAGGAGCTCGAGATGGCGAACGTGACTGGGGGCACCCAGCCCAAGGCTCAGGTCGTTCCGGCCTCGCAGGGGGCGGCGGGGAAGACCACGATCGAGGATGCGGTGGTCGCGAAGATCGCCGGCATCGCGGCGCGAGAGGTGGACGGGGTCTACGCACTCGGCGGCGGCGCCGCACGCATGATGGGCGCGATCCGCGACGCCCTCAACACGACCGACCTCGCGCAGGGGATCAGCGTCGAGGTGGGCGAGACGCAGGTGGCCGTCGACGTGACGATCGTGGCGGAGTACCCCGTGTCCCTGCAGAAGGTGGCCGACCAGGTGCGAGCCGCGATCCACCGGGCCATGGTGGAGCTGGTGGGCATGGAGGTCGCCGAGGTGAACGTGACCGTCAACGACGTGCACATCCCGTCCGAGGATGACGACGAGGCTCCGGAGGCGCGAGTCCAGTGAACGCCTCGGTGATCGGCGGAGCTGCGGCGACGGTGCTCGCGCTGACCTGGATCGTCTGGGGGTTCTGGGCGTTCCTGCTCGTCACCCTCGCGATGCTCGTCGGCGCGGTCGTCGGCCGCATCGTCGACGGTCGCCTGGACGTGCGGGCGCTCGCCGACGTGGTGCGCGGGCGGCGATCGTCCTCATGAGCGTCGCAGTGACGGACGGGCCGACGACCGTGGCGGGGGCCACGGTCGTCGAGGCCCGGGCGCTGCACCGCCTCGCGGTCGGAATCGTCCGGGACGTCGTGCGGGTCGGTGCCGGAGACGTGAGCGTGCAGCTCGCGGACCGCCGCGGCGACCTGCGCGTGTCCGTGGAGGTTCCGGTCGTGCGCGGGCCCCGCGGCGCCGACACCGTGGGCGCACGGGCGGACGCCGTCCGCGACGCCGTGGTGGGCGGTATGCGGGATCTCGCGGCGCGCCGCGTGGGAGCGGTGGACGTGCGTTTCACCGGAGTTCGACGTGAGGACGGGAGGAGAGTGGCATGACGGCGAACACAACGACGTCGCGGCGACTGCTTCGTCGAGAGGCGAGGGCGACCCGCCGGGGTCCGGCGATCGCGCTCGCGGTCGTCCTCGCGGTGCTCCTCGTCGCTCTGCTGGGCGCGGTGGTCGCCGGGACTCTCGACGCGGGGTTCCGCGCGCAGATCACCGGATGGCTCACGCCCGTCACGGCTTCCGCCGCGGCGCCTGCGGTGATGATCGCCGCCGGGACCGTGCTCGTGGTGGTGGCGCTGCTCCTCCTCGGACTCGCCGTGCTTCCCGGCCGGCGCGCCCGTCGCACGCGGCTCGCCGCGCGGGCGGCGCTCGTGATCGACGACGGGGTGCTCGCCGACGCCATCGCCGACGGCACCGCGCGCCGGATCGGCGTGCCACGCGGCCAGGTGCGCGTGACCGTGGGACGACGCACGGTGCTGATCCGGGTCACGCCCACGAGCGGGGTCCCGGTGGATGCGGCCGCCGCGCGAGACGCGGCCCTGCGCGTGCTGGACGAGACCGGATTCCGGCTCTCGCCGCGGGTGCAGGTGGCGCGGGATGGAGTGATCGCATGACGTCGGCAGGGACCGTCGCGAACCGGATCGTCCTCCTCGGAGGAGCCGCGATGCTTCTGGGTGGGGGCGTCGTCCTCCTCGCTGCGGGACTGCGGAGCGCGGGGGCGCTTCCGGCCCCCGCCGAGGATGTACTCGTCCAGGCCGACGGCCTCGTGGCGTGGTCGGGGGCATGGGGCCTCGACATCCCCGGTGCGGGCTTCGTGCCGCTGTGGGCGCTCGCGGGGCTCGCCGCCGCGGTGCTGCTCGTCGTCCTCCTCCTCGCGTTCCTGCTCACCCGCAGGCCGCGGCGGGAGCGCACCCTTCTCCGGCTCGCCGGTGAGGGCGGCACGACCACCGTCGACCGGAGTGTGGCGGAGCAGCTGCTCGCAGCCCCCCTCGCCGATCGAGCGGACGTGCTGGCCGCCCGGGTGACGAGCCGGAAGGCCGGCCGCGAGATCGCTCTCGGCCTCGTGGTCACTCCGCGCCCCGGCGCGGCCCTGGGGCAGGTGCTCGCCGCCGCCGATGCGGTCGTGCAGGAGTGGGACGCCGTCACCGGGACGCGGATGCCGGTCGTCGTGCACATCGCGGACCGCGGCTGGCGGGAGCTCTTCCGCTCCCGACAGCGGATGCGCCGTTCACTGGTGGCCGGACAGAGCACGGCGGCGCGTGAGCCGCACAGCACACAGACATCGACCCCGACCGTCGGGGTCGTGTGAGGAAAGGAGGCGCCATGAGCGCGGAGGACAAGATCAAGGCCGCAGCCGAGAAGGTCGCAGGCAAGGCCAAGGAGGTCGTCGGCGAGGTCACGAACAACGACAAGCTCGTCGCCGAGGGCAAGGCCGAGCAGGCCAAGGGCGACGTCAGGAACGCGGCCGAGGATGTCAAGGACACGTTCACCAAGTGACGGAAGGGGAGGAGACGCCCGGAGGGGCGTCTCCTCCGCCCGCGCGCGTCGGGTCGCCTCGATCCGATCCGGCGCGGGCTCCGAACGCCTGGGGAACCGTGAACGAGGGGTGGGGGAATGGCAGCCGATCGCTGGGGCGAGGCGCTGGAGCACGCCGGGGACCGTATCGTCGCCGGTCGTGCGATGGACGGCGACGTCGCCGCGTTCGCGGTGCTCGTGCGCAGGTACACGCCGATGATGAGGGCCTACACACAGCGGATGCTCAACGCGTCGGCGGAGGTCGACGACATCGTGCAGGACGCGTTCGTGACGGCATGGCAGCGGTTCGGTGAGCTGGAGGACCCCGCGAAGGTCAAGAGCTGGCTCATGCGGATCGTGAGTCGCAAGGCGGTGGATCGGCTGCGCCTGACGCGGCCCGCCCTCGATGTGGACGAGCTCGATCGTCCGGCACCGCCGCAGACCAGGCCGGACGCGGTCATCGAGGCGAGAGCGGGCGTGGCGGCCCTCGGCGCGGCTCTGCGCGAACTCCCGGAGGCCCAGCGCGAGTGCTGGGTGCTGCGGGAGCTGGGCGGCTACAGCTACGAGGAGATCGCCGAGGAGCTCGGCATCCCCGTCAGCACGGTGCGCGGACTGCTGTCCCGCGCGCGACGGTTCCTGATCACACGGATGGAGGCGTGGCGATGACCGATCACCACGAGGACGACCCGCTGCGCCGCCTCGGCCTGGAGCCCGCCGATCTGGACGGGCACACCATCGAGGAGCTCGGTGACTACCTGGACGCGGGACGAACTCCGAGGAACCCTGCGATCGAGGAGTCTCCGGGGTGCCAGCTCGCCCTCGACGCCCTGGAGAGACTGCGGGGTCTCGGCACCGCGCTGATGGACGAGGAGGCCGCGTCCGCACCGCCCGTGGACGAGAGGTGGGTGGACCGGATCCTCAGCGGCATCGCCATGGACGCTCAGGCGGGACGCCGCATCCCCTTCGCCTCCGACGATCCGGACGTGGACCTGGCCATCACGGAAGGCGCCGTGCGCGGACTGGTCCGTGCCGCGGAGGAGGCCGTGCCCGGCGTGCTGGTCGGCCGGTGCCGGCTGGACGGCGACGTCACCGAGCCCGGAGCGCCCGTGCGCGTGGCGATCGATGTGAGCGTGCGCCTCGGCGACCCGCTCCGCCGCGTCGCCGACCGCCTGCGCGCGGAGGTGGAGGACCAGCTGCGTCGTCATACCGACCTGCGGGTCGCGGCGATCGATGTCGCGATCACCGACGTCAGGGAGGGGGCATGATGACCGGCACCGAGCTGTCGAAGGAGGAGCGCGCGGGTCTCGCGCTCCGGATCGAGGCGGCGCTGCGCGCCTGCTCCGGGGTGCGCGGCGTGTACCGATCGGGCTCCCTCGTCTCCAACCTCCTGCGTGCGGGCGCGTCGGCGTGGGGGAACGAGCGCGGAGCCGAACCGATCGTGTCCGTCGCCGCCGGAGCGGAGGGCGTGGCGGTGGAGGCGGCGATCGGCGTCGACGGGCGGGTTCGCAGTGTCGCGACACTGCGGCACGCTCGTGACGCCGTGGACGCGGTGCTGCGTGCGGAGGGCCTGCGCCGTGGCAGCATCACGCTGACCGTCGCCTACGTGCAGAGCGCCGTGGAGCCGGCGCCGGGGGAGCGCCGCCGCCCGTGACGGGGGCCGGCGGCGCTCCTCGCGTCACACCAGCGCGCGGAGGCCCTCGACGAGCGGCGTCGTCGGGCGGCCGATGAGGCGGCGGAGGGTGCCGTCGGTGTCCGCGAGGGCGCCATCGCGGATGCCGGCGTCGAGGGCGACGACGAACCCGGCGGTGCCCTCATCGAGACCGGCCGCTCGGAGCGCCGCGAGCTGCTCGTCCGCCGACAGCGGGACGAACACGACCTCGCGGCCCGTCACCTCGGTCATCGCGGCGGCGAGGTCGGCGTAGGTCCATGCGACGTCCCCGCCGAGCTCGTAGACCGCACCGAGGTGTCCGTCCTCGGTGGCGACGACGGCGGCGGCCTCGGCGTAGTCCTTCCGGCTGGCGGAGGCGACGCGGCCCTCTCCGGTGCCGGCGCTGAGGGTGCCGGTCTCCGCTGCACGAGCGAGGTCGGCGGCGTAGTTCTCGGTGTACCAATTGTTGCGGAGGATCACCGCGGGAAGACCTGCGGCCGCGATGAGCTCCTCGGTGGCCTTGTGCTCGGGAGCCAGGACGAGCGAGCTCGTGGTGGCCTTCGGGGCGCTCGTGTAGACGAACTTCGACACCCCGGCATCCTTTGCGGCGTCGATGACCGCCCGATGGTGCGCGACGCGCTGGCCCACCTCCGAGCCCGACACGAGCACGACCGTGTCCACGCCGTCGAGCGCCGCGGCGACCGATTCCTGGTCGGTGTAGTCGAGACGGACGACGGGCACGCCGAGGTCGGCGCCCTTGGCGATGTCGCGCGCACCGGCGCGGATCGCCTGCGGGTCGACGCCGCGCTCGAGCAGGGCGGCGACGATGAGGCGGCCGAGGTGACCGGTCGAACCGGTGACGAGGATGGTCATGAGAGTCCTTTCGTAGCTGACTCCCCGGACAACCCTCGCGCCCGTGCCGCGCATTCCTTCCGGTGGGTACCCACTTTTCGGTAAGGTACCCACATGACGGTGAGTTTTGCGCAGATCCGCGATTCGCGGCCTGCTCTCTTCGACCAGGGATGCGGCACGCGCGTCATCCTCGACCACATCATGAGCAAGTGGGGTGTGCTCGTGCTCTCCTGCCTCTCCGACGGCACGCGGCGCTGGGGTGAGCTGCGTCGGGAGGTGGACGGCATCAGCGAGAAGATGCTCGCCTCGACCCTGCGGACCCTCACCGATGACGGCCTGGTGCACCGGGAGTCGCTGCCGACCGTGCCCCCGCACGTCGAGTACAGCCTCACGCCGCTCGGGCGTGACCTCATGGAGCGGATGCTTCCTCTGATGGAGTGGGTCGCGGCGCACGCCGACGGGATGCTCGGTCGCGACTGACCCACGGAATCCTTCGCGTATCTGAACGCGGCACATGGATTCCGTTGCAGAAACAAAAGGATTGACGGGATACCGCGGCGCGCCGTACTGTTCAGGACATGGCAACGACGCCCATCCACCTCGAACGTCCCGACGGCAAGGGCCTGGCCGCAGGCACCCTCGGCCTGTGGGGCTCCACTGTCATCGGGCTCGCCTCCACGGCCCCCGTCTACTCGCTCGTCGCGACGCTCGGCTTCGTCGTGCTCGCCGTCGGCGCGCAGGCGCCGATCGCCTTCATCATCGCCTTCGTGCCGATGCTCCTGATCGCCTTCGCCTATCGCGAGCTCAACAACGCCGTCCCCGACTGCGGCACCACGTTCACCTGGGGCACCAAGGCCTTCGGGCCGTGGGTGGGCTGGATGGGCGGCTGGGGCGTCGCGGTCGCCGGCATGGTCGTGCTCGCGAACCTCGCCCAGATCGCCTCCGTGTACTTCTGGTCGCTGATCGGGCAGGACCTCGAGAACAACGACTGGCGCGTCGTCGTCGTGGCGGTGCTCTTCATCGCGGCCATGACCTGGGTGAGCTGGCGCGGGGTCGAGATCGGCGAGCGCATCCAGAACGTGCTCCTCGCGATCCAGTACCTCGCGCTGGCCATCTTCATCGTGGCCGCCCTCTGGCAGTTCTTCACGGGCGACGCCCCCGACGCCACCCCGTTCTCGTGGGAGTGGCTGAACCCGTTCGGCTTCACCGACTGGTCGGGCTTCACGGAGGCGATCCTCCTGGCGCTCTTCATCTACTGGGGGTGGGACACCTGCCTCGCCCTCAACGAGGAGACGAAGGATCCGAAGCGCATCCCCGGCCGGGCCGCGGTGCTCACCTGCGTCATCCTGCTGGTGACGTACGTCGCGGTGACGATCGCCGCGATGATGTACGCCGGACTCGGCGAGGACGGCACGGGCCTCGGCAACGAGGCCAACGCCGACGACTTCTTCCTGGCCATCAAGGATGGGCTGCTCGGTCCGTTCGGCTGGGTGCTCGTGGTCGCGGTCATCATCTCGGCGATCTCGTCCACCCAGACGACCATCCTCCCGACCGCCCGCGGCACGCTCGCGATGGGCGTGTACCGGGCGCTCCCGGCGAAGTTCAAGGACGTGCACCCGGTCTACAAGACGCCGTCGTTCTCGACCATCGTCATGGGCGTGGTGGCTTCCCTCTACTACGTTGGCATGACCCTGATCAGCGACAACATCCTGCAGGACTCGATCCTCTCGCTGGGCCTCGCGATCGCGTTCTACTACGCCATCACCGGGTTCGCCTGCGTCTGGTACTTCCGCGCCGACCTGCGCCGCTCGACCCGCGACCTGTTCTTCAAGGGCATCTTCCCGCTGCTCGGAGCGCTGCTGCTGACCGGCGCGTTCGTGCAGTCGGCGATCGACATGTGGGACGTCGACTACGGCTACACCGTGCTCTTCGGCATCGGCGGCACGTTCGTGATCGGCATCGGGTCGCTCGCGATCGGCCTCGTCCTGATGTTCCTCTGGTACCTGTTCCCGCGGTCGAAGCGGTTCTTCCGGGGCGAGAGCCTGAACCGGGAGACCGAGGTGATGGTGCCGGAGGAGCCGGGCGCGATGATCCGCTCGGTCGACGGCGGCATCTGAGGCGCAGGGTGCGCGCGCGGCTGTCCTAGGCTGGCCTCGTGCGCATCCGGCTCGACATCGCCTACGACGGCACCCATTTCCGCGGGTGGGCCACGCAGCCCACACTCCGCACGGTCCAGGGGACGCTGGAGGCGGCGCTCGCCCGGATCGTCGGCTCCGAGGTGCGGTTCGTCGTCGCCGGGCGGACGGACGCCGGCGTGCACGCGAGCGGACAGGTCGCGCACGTGGATCTCGACGAGGCGCAGTGGGCGCGGATCCAGGCGCGTCACGGCCGTGCAGCGCAGGACCCGGCGGGCAGCATCGCCGCGCGGATGCGTGGTGTGCTCGGCGCCTACCCCGACGTGACGGTCGTGCGCTCCTCCCTCGCCCCCGAGGGCTTCGACGCGCGCTTCTCCGCGGTCTGGCGACGCTATCGCTACCGGCTCGCCGACGACCTGGCCGGCTACGACCCGCTGCGACGGCTCGACACCACCACCATCCGGGGCCGGTTGGACGCGGAGGCCATGGACGCCGCCTCCCGGACCCTCATCGGCCTGCACGACTTCGCGGCCTACTGCAAGCCGCGCGAGGAGGCCA includes:
- a CDS encoding TetR family transcriptional regulator; this encodes MENSAESTREQRKRRTTRALTEAARRLTTERGFAGFTVEELCADAGVSRRTFFNYFESKENAVFGFAVIDSRQEELEAAFLDREGDLLDDFVQLTVERFALFDPIEHAAELFAVIEQEPRLLRAAFEQQEKHERRDIALVARRLDTEPDAELRAEVLVHSVGALVRLCMEQLLHHHSTEPFADLITRRLRLARDLYTPAQKDH
- a CDS encoding Asp23/Gls24 family envelope stress response protein, which produces MANVTGGTQPKAQVVPASQGAAGKTTIEDAVVAKIAGIAAREVDGVYALGGGAARMMGAIRDALNTTDLAQGISVEVGETQVAVDVTIVAEYPVSLQKVADQVRAAIHRAMVELVGMEVAEVNVTVNDVHIPSEDDDEAPEARVQ
- a CDS encoding DUF2273 domain-containing protein, with product MNASVIGGAAATVLALTWIVWGFWAFLLVTLAMLVGAVVGRIVDGRLDVRALADVVRGRRSSS
- a CDS encoding CsbD family protein, producing MSAEDKIKAAAEKVAGKAKEVVGEVTNNDKLVAEGKAEQAKGDVRNAAEDVKDTFTK
- a CDS encoding RNA polymerase sigma factor, whose product is MAADRWGEALEHAGDRIVAGRAMDGDVAAFAVLVRRYTPMMRAYTQRMLNASAEVDDIVQDAFVTAWQRFGELEDPAKVKSWLMRIVSRKAVDRLRLTRPALDVDELDRPAPPQTRPDAVIEARAGVAALGAALRELPEAQRECWVLRELGGYSYEEIAEELGIPVSTVRGLLSRARRFLITRMEAWR
- a CDS encoding Asp23/Gls24 family envelope stress response protein; the protein is MTDHHEDDPLRRLGLEPADLDGHTIEELGDYLDAGRTPRNPAIEESPGCQLALDALERLRGLGTALMDEEAASAPPVDERWVDRILSGIAMDAQAGRRIPFASDDPDVDLAITEGAVRGLVRAAEEAVPGVLVGRCRLDGDVTEPGAPVRVAIDVSVRLGDPLRRVADRLRAEVEDQLRRHTDLRVAAIDVAITDVREGA
- a CDS encoding SDR family oxidoreductase; the protein is MTILVTGSTGHLGRLIVAALLERGVDPQAIRAGARDIAKGADLGVPVVRLDYTDQESVAAALDGVDTVVLVSGSEVGQRVAHHRAVIDAAKDAGVSKFVYTSAPKATTSSLVLAPEHKATEELIAAAGLPAVILRNNWYTENYAADLARAAETGTLSAGTGEGRVASASRKDYAEAAAVVATEDGHLGAVYELGGDVAWTYADLAAAMTEVTGREVVFVPLSADEQLAALRAAGLDEGTAGFVVALDAGIRDGALADTDGTLRRLIGRPTTPLVEGLRALV
- a CDS encoding winged helix-turn-helix transcriptional regulator, which translates into the protein MTVSFAQIRDSRPALFDQGCGTRVILDHIMSKWGVLVLSCLSDGTRRWGELRREVDGISEKMLASTLRTLTDDGLVHRESLPTVPPHVEYSLTPLGRDLMERMLPLMEWVAAHADGMLGRD
- a CDS encoding APC family permease, with translation MATTPIHLERPDGKGLAAGTLGLWGSTVIGLASTAPVYSLVATLGFVVLAVGAQAPIAFIIAFVPMLLIAFAYRELNNAVPDCGTTFTWGTKAFGPWVGWMGGWGVAVAGMVVLANLAQIASVYFWSLIGQDLENNDWRVVVVAVLFIAAMTWVSWRGVEIGERIQNVLLAIQYLALAIFIVAALWQFFTGDAPDATPFSWEWLNPFGFTDWSGFTEAILLALFIYWGWDTCLALNEETKDPKRIPGRAAVLTCVILLVTYVAVTIAAMMYAGLGEDGTGLGNEANADDFFLAIKDGLLGPFGWVLVVAVIISAISSTQTTILPTARGTLAMGVYRALPAKFKDVHPVYKTPSFSTIVMGVVASLYYVGMTLISDNILQDSILSLGLAIAFYYAITGFACVWYFRADLRRSTRDLFFKGIFPLLGALLLTGAFVQSAIDMWDVDYGYTVLFGIGGTFVIGIGSLAIGLVLMFLWYLFPRSKRFFRGESLNRETEVMVPEEPGAMIRSVDGGI
- the truA gene encoding tRNA pseudouridine(38-40) synthase TruA — translated: MRIRLDIAYDGTHFRGWATQPTLRTVQGTLEAALARIVGSEVRFVVAGRTDAGVHASGQVAHVDLDEAQWARIQARHGRAAQDPAGSIAARMRGVLGAYPDVTVVRSSLAPEGFDARFSAVWRRYRYRLADDLAGYDPLRRLDTTTIRGRLDAEAMDAASRTLIGLHDFAAYCKPREEATTIRTLLDYRWQRDAEGVLVAEVKADAFCHSMVRALVGACAAVGEGRLDVDDLVVLRDALTRTSEFKLLAARGLTLTEVGYPADELLAARAAQTRARRDRESD